DNA sequence from the Malus domestica chromosome 11, GDT2T_hap1 genome:
GGCCCCTTTGTGgggaaaatcaaaccaaactcaTTTAATCTCCCTTCtccaattcaaactaaaaatagCTCTAATTACGTATGAACATGAAATAGctagtttttgaaataatttgtagCAAAAAGGATTTTACATTGAaagtattttacatataaaaaataggtacgtaaaaataattacccacatacatacacatatacatataaccatttttttaaaatacggGGTAttataggtatttatagagtttttttaGTGAATTATGATTTACATAATTTTCTTAATTGTTTTAGCAGTTGGATGTAATTTTAGGTtgttagattttcttttttatctcAATCGTTGGATTTAATGTATTTATAAATatgattatttttaaaattgaatcTAGATTCTTGGTTCAATCAATGGTTCAACCACATGGGCCGtaccataaaaaaaatagtcGTTGGTCATTCTGCAAGTGGCTGACATTGTCAGCAACTGTGTCTCAGCCACTAACCTTGGCTTATTTTCTGGGtaaaatttggtgagaaaataagttttaacccaaaatatttttttagccTAATGATTGGCTAAGCTTGGGGCGAGTTTAAAACTTAATCTTGAGTTTTAACCCAATCATTGGAGTTGATCTAAGTAGCTCAAATTTTAGGACTCGGATTATCTCCCCTCTTATTCCCCCCCCTTCCCATCCCTTTCACCTTAACCAACCATAATTGGCTCATTAGGTCGCCGTAGCAGAACTTGACAGCTATCTAGAAGGTTTCAGAGCTGTTGAAAAAGTCAAAGTTGTGTCATCGTTCTCATCAATTTGTTCAACAACCCTCACATGCGTTATACAACAAAGAAAAAGAGACGAgatgaaagaaaaatagaaggagagagaatcCTCCTCCTGAATTTCATTGAAAATTTGCAAAGGAGGAATCAAGTGGAAAGTGGAAATGAATGTGGTGAAAAAAAGGCAAGTGGCAAGATCCTTTTGAATGTAAGGGATATGATCAAGAGAACGAAAAATAGATCAACTTTCAGTGTTTGAAGTATCTCATGGAACTTAGCAAATTATCTATAAAGCTTTGAAAAAATTGTCTAAAGAAATGGTAAACCGCAGAAATCTCTTGGAGAGTTGGAAAAGAATGTGGTTCGGTGGCAACTTATGATAATATGGGAAAGTTAGCTACCTTCACTTGTACGTTTTCTTTTTACCTTCTCCATTCTCTTTCCCATTCAAGAATGTTCAATAATGTTGTATGATAAACCTTTCATTTTATCATTCATACAATAAAATAACTCAAATTGAAGATCGTTTATTCATTTAATTTGAGGAAGCTACTACCTGCACCAAAAATTTTCATTATGtattataaatttattaaaaatataaagaaaatttTGTATAAGAAGTAATGACATTTTTTTAGTGTCAGTAACAACACCCTTATTTGTAGTTTGAttgtttaaaatttaattaaaatgtgGTTGCATCTATTTAGTTGATAAGAGTTAGATGACTAAATGGTTTCGGGCTGATTCAATACATACCTAGTTAGGATTTCTTGTTACTAAAGTGATCGTACACTTATTCTAACTACATTTCTTTGCCAAGGAATTATACACAACGTGGATACAtacaagggtttttttttttttttttttttttttaaaaagataCGATAGTAGATTTTAATTCATCAAAAAGAGTATTACATCATATACACAATCCTCTACAAGTAAGTCAATAATAACACTTGGAGGAGTCCTATTTCATTCACAGTGTTGAGTTAATGAGACACCAATCCATGCGAGCCGATGAGCAAAAGAGTTTGTATTGCGGCGAGTATGGGTAATAGTAGCTTCAGTGATTGGATGAAGTAGTGTTTTGATGTACTCCACCATTTGTCCAACTATGGACAAATTTAGAGTTAGATTCCTCAAAGCCTCCACAATATGAAGTGAATCGGTCTCAAAAGATAAGTTTTGAATTCCCCTATTTACTGCCCAATACACACTCTCTCGAAATGCCACCAGCTCCGCTTGCAAGGGAGAAAAGGCATCCTCAGAATTGCCACAAAATGCATTCACAAAGCCGCCAATATCATTTCGGATGATCGCCCCAAAGCCCGCCATCTTCCTGACTTCATTCCATGCCTCATCAATATTCATTTTGAGGTGTCTaggaggaagaggaacccaTTTGGAGCTATTTACGACTCATGCAATCAAGCCGAAAGCAATCGTCTTAGCCTTAACAAAAGCCACCCACCATTGCCGAGCTCATTCAACACACACATTAAGGGTATCAATTTCCTCATTCCACAGCTTCCCATTTCTAGCCCCCCCATAATGCCCAATAAATCATGAGAAATAAGTCAAAACTGAACTTGGGAAGAAGTCTCGCAGTTTTGGTAATCCAATCAAGGAAGGATGGGTGTTCGACATTTCTCAAAATTACTCCCAAACCGGACGCCATCCATGCGCACTTTGGATATGGGCAATTCTTCATCAAATGAATAGTAGTCTTGCCATAAGAATTGCAAAGAGTGCAATCTAATTCAGTGGTGATATGGCGTTTATTCAGGTTTGCACGGGTGGGGAAAATCTCATTTCCAAGACGCCATGCACATATTTTGACCTTAGGTGGAAAATTTGCATTCCatagtgtttataccatatttagggcctcgtatttagatctcgtacaaatactcgggggacttaaatgtaattatgggataaaggaaggggcaaatatgtaataagtgaggagtccttattctataaaaggacccctcaccctcacaatggcggaggcctcactctcactctcggaggccaattcctaggcctgagatcccctctctcaccctcagaagctctcagaagctctcaccctctccctctctattccctcaaataaatacataatcagtgtggacgtagcccaaaccttagggtgaaccacgataactcttgtgtcatttacattttatgcagattcacggtcggatttacgttgtaccaagacctccggttttgtgcatcaacatttggcgccgtctgtgggaatcgacacaaaaaactatgtcggttctctttcattttttcatcaaatctcaccactgtgaatctgcaaaagcaTAAAAACCAAGAACACCACTTTCTCTCtgcctctttctctctccccatggtttcttcaacttcaaattCTGACTTTGAATTTGGCATTTGGGCCTCTTGCATATTTGCAGTATGAAATCTCTGCATACAAGATCCCCACTTCTTGACAGTTTTCGATACCTAACCTTCAACCATATCAAAACGGCGTTGTTCCGATCCCCGATCGGACCTTCTAGATCGAATCACTTTACGCTTTCCTGAAGCTTCAAGTCCTTTAAGATGGCAGATAACGACGAGGGAGGAGGCTCGGAGACCCTTCTTCGCCTCTCTCCACCCAGCCGCTCGATCGCCAGGTTCAGGCCAATTTCCAGACCGTGCTTCCCTTCCAATTTCCAGATTCTATTGTCTCTCCAGGGCCAGCAGCACGACTCCGCCGTTGCCAACACCACCGTAGCTGCCCAGTTTAttcactctctcatctctccgGGGCCAAAATCTCCATGCCCAGCACCTGTTTGAGGAGATCGCCCACTAATAGAGTCTCGTCGCCGGTTATGTCTCCCAAAGCTGTTTCCGCTTCTTGCTGCTCAGCAGAGCCTCACTTTCTCTCCCATCTTCCTCCGAACCAAATACAACCCAGATGGCCATCAACAGGGACTCCACTTCCTTTCCAATGATTGGCAAGATTGGGTCCTACACTGTCTTTATGACGCCGCCCGAACCGGTTTTTGAATCTCCCCGGAAAATGATCACGCCGGTCTTTGAGTCCCCCAAAAAGGCGGCCCCGCCCCCGGTCCAGCAGACGCCTCAGCAATTGCTGAGCCCATTGCCGTATCTTCAGATTCCTCGTCCGATGGCTCGATGTCAAGGATTTTCTAAGAATGCGGTCACCAAAGTGCAGAAGGCTCATTCAAGTTTGGACGACCATTGGCACGCTATTTTGGATTAAATCAGTCAAGACATCAGTGAGCGCTAGATGATTATTACCAGAGCAAGGGAGTGATGCTGATGGAAGCTGATATAAGCAACTAAGTTCAATCAAGGTCCAGAATCAAGGCGAGAAGAGGTCAAGTCACTGACCCGCACAACATAGCCGAAAGATTACGGAGAGAGAGAATTGCAGAGAGGATGAAGGCTCTGCAGGAGCTCGTTCCCAATGACAGCAAGCCGGGTTCAACGCAGCTACAAGGTGTAGGCAAACacgacagagacagagacagcaaaagcaaagtaaaatagaaaaaggaaaagacagagaCAAAGATAATGGATGGGCACGACCAAAGCAAGTGGGTTTGGCAAAAGATACCTTACAAATCAAGGTGGGCAGAGAAGGAGTGGAGAGATAAAGAAAGGCATATGGGTGGTGTCTGTCCAAGCAGCTGTCATCCTAGAGAAAAGCAAGGAAAGCAATGgcaattaaaaacttaaaatcaGATGGTCTCCAAAGGCCATAAAACATGGGTGGACAGATATAATTGCGGAAGACCAGAGATAATTGCGGGGGACTCAGGGATCAtgcagaaaggaaaagaaaaagtaaaagcaaaagcttTTGCAGCCATCTGCCATTCCACTACCCAGCCTTCAATTATGCAGATACTATCTCATTATCCAACCATCTGCCATACTCACCTTCAAAAAcagtatttttgaatgatgtaatttatttttattatctttcggagatatctgtataaactcCATTAGAgagtaatatgtataaaccccatcagagggtaaaaaaaaaaaaaaaaaaaaaaaggcaaagcccaaaataaatgggctggaatgttgtgtggagagcgaaggctcataagcccaaaatagctccaaccaggcgatcaaaagtacgcctagtactccacaattattcgacaacctgccactattaccaccaatcaggtgatcaaaagtacgcccagtacttcaaatcatacatgagcattactcatgtcaatcatacataacattcatgagcatcactcatccaatcatacataaacattcatgagcatcactcatgtcaacattcatgagcatcactcatgtcaacatccatgagcatcactcatgtcaatcaacataaacatctataagcatcactcatgtcaacatccatgagcatcactcatgtcaatcaacataaacatccatgagcatcattcatgtcaaatcagcttcaaagacttcatttacagagctctagcttcaaaagcttcattcacaagagctctagcttcaaaagcttcattcacaagagctctagcttcaaaagcttcatttacagagctctagcttcaaaagcttcatttacaagagctctagcttcaaaagcttcattcacaagagctctagcttcaaaagcttcattcacaagagctctagcttcaaaagcttcattcacaagagctctagcttcaaaagcttcatttacaagagctctagcttcaaagcttcacttgcaaagcttcacttacaaagcttcagtgcagggtatacaaataccacatccgaacaaccgccacttcggcccatacatggattcaatttgaagtcttcagccaacagactctattgaccgaagacttgggggactacattatgtaccatatattgggcctcaactgggcctcatgaaaaatacttggggaactctagcccattatttatgtattaaggagtgaacccttattctataaaagggactccctcactttcattgaaAGATCAcccatgatttatgtattgaggagcgagcccttattctataaaagggactccctcaccttcgttagagagcatcgccgtcggctgagcaaccgcctcgccgtgggcatcaactctagcccatcacttatgtatcgaggaacgagcccttattttataaaagggactccctcaccaccattagagagtatcgccgtcagctgagcaaccacctcgccacgagcatcactcctaaatttatgtatcgaggagcgagcccttattttataaaagggactccctcaccttcaaaacgccacaagccaagccaaccaaggcaacataagctacaagcaaagcggcctcacaacatgtgctacttctagttgagcatcatttcagattgggcaccgcctcatatcgagcatcagttacttcggcccacacatggactgaatttcaagtctccagccaaaagactctcttgactgaagacttgggggactactgtttataccatatttagggcctcgtatttagatctcgtacaaatactcgggggacttaaatgtaattatgggataaaggaaggggcaaatatgtaataagtgaggagtccttattctataaaaggacccctcaccctcacaatggcggaggcctcactctcactctcggaggccaattcctaggcctgagatcccctctctcaccctcagaagctctcagaagctctcaccctctccctctctattccctcaaataaatacataatcagtgtggacgtagcccaaaccttagggtgaaccacgataactcttgtgtcatttacattttatgcagattcacggtcggatttacgttgtaccaagacctccggttttgtgcatcaacacatagCATAGACCACAGTGTGCCAGAGGGCAAAGGTTGAGCTGAGGATGATACAATGTTATTTGCAGGTTGAAGCCAATACCTCGTAATGTGATATGCACTCCTAACTATAAATTTTCCATGTTTGTCATAGTGTCACACCAGGTAATCCGGTGGGGATCGTGGGCATAATGGGATTGAGCGAATAACATCTACTTCCCCCACTAAGAAGAGGTTCATAAGCAACCCAATATTCCATCATTTTGTAGATTGGTTAACAAGCTCATCGACTATTTTTAAGGAAAAGCCCGCTGATTTAATGGAGAAAAACTGAAAGGATGATGGGATGGGTAGCCATGGATCCTCCCATATGTGGACGGTAGAGCCACTCCCCACTTGCCAGTGTGACCTGAGGACAATAATCTTTCGCGCCGCACATATATTCTTCCAACAATAAGAGGCATTGGGTTTTACCGGTGCCTCCATGAACGATCCATGTGGAAAGTATTTTGCTTTTAGTACTTGTGCAACTAACGAGTGGGGTTTGTTAATGATCCTTCATCCCTGTTTTGCTAACATCCCCAAATTGAAGGCAAATTGAAACCCAAGTCCTTTTCACTTTTTGGGACGTAAAGTCGTTCCTAAGAGCATCAATGCATTTTTCATTCATCCTCATCACCATTCCACCAGAAATATGCGATTAGTTTGTTCAAATCCTTGTAGAAATGCTTTGGTAGAAGAAAACAACTCATTGTATAAGTTGGGATTGCTTGTGCCATCGCCTTGACTAACCTCTTTTCCCGCCGCACTAAGTAACTTACTTGTCCACCCTTGTAATCTTTTCAACAATTGGTCTTTTAGGTAACTGAAGCACATTGACTTGTGGGGTAGTGAATGTCAGGGACGACATTAATTGATTTTGAAAATGAggaaccaaaatgatgagtttgattaATCTcgaggaccatttgtgataaaaaaaaatcctttttaTTATGGGTATTGCTGtttacacacttatttttacctctcacatactcttgttaatttttattcattGATCTTTTTTAATTCATACAATCCGACAGTTAAAATTTGACAGAAGTATGTAAACAGTAAAAATGAGTGCTAAGAAAACGATCTTTCCTTCCCCATCGTTATCAAAAACAGTGAGACTAGAGGCTACAATAAACTAATATATTTTCTGGTAACTATTATCATTACTGTTTCATAGTTCTCCAACGACTTTATAGTTGGTCTAGTCTCCGTTGTACatgcatattttttaatttttataatatttccTTTTCATATGGGTAACAGTAAAATAATGTTTTAATCAAAGATAATCATTTGTGAGAATttatatgacacgtggcattGTTCTTCACGTGGGAGTTGATTGTGTGGGGTCACGTGGAAATAGGTCTACGATGCTCAATTAGGTTTttgaaatttggggttttgtgtCCACAGGTAAAGGGCTTTTTAGGCATGTGAGGTAAGGCCCACCTGAAATGATTTATATCCGTATACAAGGAAGTTACAAATATCATTCAACTAGTCATTTGTGTTTGTGTTGATGCATGTATTCGCAAATTCCTAACTTTA
Encoded proteins:
- the LOC139189544 gene encoding uncharacterized protein, translating into MNIDEAWNEVRKMAGFGAIIRNDIGGFVNAFCGNSEDAFSPLQAELVAFRESVYWAVNRGIQNLSFETDSLHIVEALRNLTLNLSIVGQMVEYIKTLLHPITEATITHTRRNTNSFAHRLAWIGVSLTQHCE